In Bacteroidota bacterium, one genomic interval encodes:
- the groES gene encoding co-chaperone GroES codes for MSLNLQPLADRVIIKPQEAEEVTKSGLYLPDTAKEKPIEGLVVAAGPGKVTDDGKTAPMSVKVNDKVLYGKYSGTEVTIDGTQYLIMRESDIFAIIK; via the coding sequence ATGTCATTAAATCTTCAACCCCTCGCTGACAGGGTTATTATTAAACCACAGGAAGCTGAGGAAGTGACCAAAAGTGGTTTATATCTTCCCGACACCGCAAAAGAAAAACCAATTGAAGGCTTAGTGGTAGCTGCAGGACCGGGAAAAGTTACCGATGACGGTAAAACCGCTCCAATGTCAGTTAAGGTAAACGATAAAGTTCTCTATGGTAAATATTCAGGTACCGAAGTAACCATCGACGGTACACAGTATTTGATCATGCGTGAGAGCGATATTTTTGCAATCATTAAGTAA
- the groL gene encoding chaperonin GroEL (60 kDa chaperone family; promotes refolding of misfolded polypeptides especially under stressful conditions; forms two stacked rings of heptamers to form a barrel-shaped 14mer; ends can be capped by GroES; misfolded proteins enter the barrel where they are refolded when GroES binds): protein MASKLIEFDVDARSKLKKGVDQLANTVKVTLGPKGRNVILEKKFGAPLVTKDGVSVAKEIELEDAVENMGAQMVKEVASKTSDVAGDGTTTATVLAQSIFKEGLKNVTAGANPMDLKRGIDLAVIKVVEYLRSISKPIETNEEIAQVGTISANNEKWIGERIAEAMNRVGKEGVITVEEAKGTESVLDVVEGMQFDRGYLSPYFITDADSMEAVLEDPFILIYDKKISAMKDLLPILEKTVQQGRPLLIIAEDVEGEALATLVVNKLRGTLRVAAVKAPGFGDRRKAMLEDIAILTNGQVISEEKGYKLDNAQLGYLGTASKVVIDKDNTTIVEGKGEDTEIKKRINEIKAQIEKTTSDYDREKLQERLAKLSGGVAVLKIGASTEIEMKEIKARVEDALHATRAAVEEGIVPGGGVAFIRAINALADLKGANEDQSTGIEIVKRALEEPLRQIVFNAGLEGSVVVNNVKAGEGNYGFNAATEVYEDLIKVGVIDPTKVSRTALENAASVSGLLLTTEAVVYEKKEKESAPMMPPGGMGGMDY from the coding sequence ATGGCTTCAAAATTAATTGAATTTGATGTTGATGCTCGTTCCAAACTTAAAAAAGGTGTGGATCAGCTCGCCAACACGGTAAAAGTTACATTAGGACCTAAAGGAAGAAATGTAATTCTGGAGAAAAAATTTGGTGCTCCTCTTGTAACAAAAGACGGTGTATCAGTTGCTAAAGAAATCGAACTCGAAGATGCAGTTGAGAACATGGGCGCGCAGATGGTTAAGGAAGTTGCTTCCAAAACCAGTGATGTTGCTGGTGATGGAACAACCACCGCAACAGTGCTTGCACAGTCAATCTTCAAAGAAGGTCTGAAAAATGTTACCGCAGGTGCCAATCCAATGGATCTGAAACGCGGTATCGACCTTGCAGTTATAAAAGTTGTAGAATACCTGAGATCAATCTCAAAACCAATCGAGACAAATGAAGAAATTGCTCAGGTTGGTACAATCTCCGCTAACAACGAAAAATGGATTGGCGAAAGAATCGCTGAAGCCATGAACAGAGTTGGTAAAGAAGGTGTTATCACAGTTGAAGAAGCAAAAGGTACAGAATCAGTACTGGATGTAGTTGAAGGTATGCAGTTCGACCGTGGTTATCTCTCACCATACTTCATTACAGATGCTGACTCGATGGAAGCAGTTCTCGAAGATCCTTTCATTCTTATCTATGACAAAAAGATCTCTGCCATGAAAGATCTTCTCCCAATTCTCGAGAAAACCGTACAGCAAGGAAGACCACTTCTTATCATCGCTGAAGATGTTGAAGGTGAAGCTCTCGCTACCCTCGTAGTAAACAAATTGAGAGGCACCCTCCGTGTTGCTGCAGTTAAAGCTCCCGGATTTGGCGACAGAAGAAAAGCCATGCTCGAAGATATCGCTATCCTCACCAATGGACAGGTTATCAGCGAAGAAAAAGGTTACAAACTTGATAACGCTCAGCTCGGATATCTTGGAACCGCTTCAAAAGTTGTTATTGACAAAGACAATACAACCATAGTTGAAGGTAAAGGCGAAGATACTGAAATCAAGAAAAGAATCAATGAGATCAAAGCTCAGATTGAAAAAACAACCTCAGATTACGACAGAGAAAAACTCCAGGAAAGACTTGCAAAACTTTCCGGTGGTGTTGCCGTTCTGAAAATTGGTGCTTCAACTGAAATCGAGATGAAAGAAATCAAAGCCAGAGTTGAAGATGCTCTTCATGCTACCCGTGCTGCTGTTGAAGAAGGTATCGTTCCAGGTGGTGGTGTTGCTTTCATCAGAGCCATCAATGCTCTCGCAGACCTCAAAGGCGCTAACGAAGACCAGTCAACCGGTATCGAGATCGTAAAAAGAGCTCTTGAAGAACCATTGAGACAGATTGTTTTCAACGCCGGTCTCGAAGGTTCCGTTGTTGTGAACAATGTAAAAGCAGGTGAAGGAAACTATGGTTTCAACGCTGCAACTGAAGTATATGAAGATCTTATCAAAGTTGGTGTTATTGATCCTACCAAGGTATCAAGAACAGCTCTTGAAAACGCAGCATCAGTATCAGGTTTACTCCTCACTACTGAAGCAGTGGTTTATGAGAAAAAAGAAAAAGAATCCGCTCCAATGATGCCTCCCGGAGGTATGGGTGGAATGGACTATTAA